The sequence CCTGTGCCCATATTGTGCAAGTAGAATTGCTTGCGCACCAATTAATCGAACTTCAGGGGTTTTCAACCTTGAAATATAAAATGGAAACTTATTTTCAATCTGATTGATATTATCTTTTTAGAGCAaatcacaaaaataagttctgcaAAATTATGTAAAAGTTTATcaacaggaaaataaaaactatcCGAATTCAAAGATAAGTTCtgcatttttcataaaaacctTAATTGCAAAATATGTTTCACGtatatattgtttaaaaatagcATAATTTTAAATCAGCTCATGGGAACCTGAATTCTGTTGTGTACTTTGAAGATGTTACCTTTTTTTCTCATCTGCGTAATGTTCCTCAATCATCTTCCCCACAAACCTCATTCCACAACCACTCATTGCATTATCATTGCTGCATTTCACAGGCGCTTTTAATATGGTGGAGAATTCCCTAAATTTGTTTCGCCGAACAGCTTCTTGGTATATAACATTAAGGCAGTGGGTCCAATTGTTTATTTCAAGGTGCAGGGGATCTGGCTTCATACGGTCTGCAAATATGCCAATTCTTGGCTCTCCAAGTTGCCTTATGCCATTTTCTGCCATAAAAGCCAAGCATTTTTTATGTTTGGTGTCTTTATTAATGCCAGTAGGTAGAGACTTCTCAAAACACTGTAGTTTTTCCAGATCCTTTTGGCGGTTTTCATAGTTTGGTACCTGCCACGTTGATTTGGAGTCATAGCCTATCGACCCATCCATTCGTTGCAGCTGACTTTTGTGAACGTTACAAAAAGGGGAAGGATAAGTTGCACTTGCAGGTAGTACATTCCCAGCCCAACACAACCAAGCAGTATCACCAGCAGGTACGAATGAGAATGTAACTTTCTCATCACATATGTTGAAAATATTGCCTTCAATCAGTTGCATTTCTTCAGTATGCTGCTTCCAAAGCTGTTCACAAACTTCATGTTTTTCAGGGGCAGTCACCATGTGAAGAGGATAATGAAACTCGCGACTGCGTATACGAGCTCCATAATTCCACAAGGAGAGGGTGGCAATTGTCATTGTTTTGTCTTTCGACTCTGGTGCACCATCATCTGCAAATTCAATGACAAAATGGTTTGTATTACCATTGAACCAAAGTAATTTATCTTTTAAAGACTTAACTCTTAAATTTAAATCGGCAATCATTGTTACTAAAGCAGTAACTGTACGTGATACCCCACCTTCAACATGATGGATGTCTCCTATATCCAAAGATTTTACAAAAGAATCAATTGTCCTATCAGATACAGATCTTGTTCTCAGCAAGATGTTATGATCGCCGTATGAAATCAAATTACTTGAAGAATAATGTTCTGTGAAAGAATGTTTTTGTATCTtacaaagcattgtgtactttCTTCGTGACATATAATTAAAATACTTTGTTAACACTGCCTTTCGAATCCCACCTTCACTTCTAGATTGAAGTTCAGAGAATTTTCCAATAAGATTTTCAAGGAATTTTCCTCTCTTGTATGATAAAATGAACTCCTCCATTTGCTCCTTACTTGCTGTACTTCTTAGGTAGTCCCAAGCACCATAAAGGGAACCGATTTTTCCACCATGAATATATTCGAGTAGACTTTTCGTCTCTTCCCGACGTCTATATTTTACAGAATGTGTGGAAGAATTAATCATGTCAGATGTTGTTGGCAAATTTTCACGTCTTTTCCTTGCATAACCTTTCTGCTCAATCAGCAATTTTACCTTTTCAAATTCCTCCTGGCATTCTTTAAGTTCCGCCTCTTGGTATTGTTTTCTGTCACTAATCTCTTGAACCTCATTCCTCAAGTCTTCAACACTGGATTGACACTCCACCTCTTTTTTCTGCATTTCACCTATATTGGCATTCAGGAGGACCATATcagaaactaaaaatataaagttataCACACACCAAAATTACACATTATAGAATTATATAAGTATTTTCTTAtacatatgtatatgtatatatatacaaacgACAAACATACTAAACTTTGAACTATATATTTTGATTCACTTTTCCGTCATGTTTTTCGCTTGTATATATCGTATATAAACATATAACTGTCTCTAATATGTACACTTATCATCCTTTCGGAGCCCCATTAATAGTTCAACATGTTTAGGCATGAGCCCCCAAAATATACATCCTTGTTAACAAGCCGAAAGGCAAGGTGTACTATCATGGTTCAACATGTTTAGGCACTTAATGATAGTGGTACATATATAtcattttgtatttaattttaaaacaaatagctGTGGAAATACATACctctttttgcattttgttCAGACAAAGACTGGTGTtgtatttttaacttctttatGTTGCGTGCAATATGAACAGAAGACTTCTTCCAAAAATGAGTCAAAACAAGGCGTTTTTTATCGCAAGGGCCACAGTGTTTCAACTTCTTTGAACAGTTTTTCTTCTTGGCACAAAgtctgaaattaaaaatattttgtcatgaATTGGTTGATgtactttgtaaaaataaacaacccattatctaaaatataaagataatgtctgaatatatgactcaaaaaacaattataacaACCTAGCGCTTCCACTATCTTCATTGTCATCATTTTTAATATCATCAGTGTTACTCCCCCCACTCTCATCATTTCCAACATTTCCATTATCATCTTTGCAATCAGTTTCATTTGTAgcagtttgaaccattttaatttatttttcaattatttacaATAATCACAATATGTCTCTATAATCACACAAGATGAATTATTGTTGTATACTATGTAGGCCTTAAGAGGAACAATAATGATGAATTAAATCCTGCGATATACAACATTTTTAGCAACCTAATTTGCAAAATTAGAtcccaaaacaaaatttttatttataatatctCATAGAAGTTTCTCTCCTAAAAAACATACATTGTTCTCTTGCTAACTATACATAGACACATTATTATTCTCTCATcatagtagctatagctagccatCTTAATTTAATTTCATACATTGTTCGTTTTTCTATCAAAAAATAACTGGACTAATTCTAATTATATCTGTTAGCTAACTATTCTGCAGTTAATCTAGCTTAATGAATCACTGCATAGCTATATAACATTAAACACAAAAATCTGTCAGTTTTCTCTCTGCTAACTATACATTTATAATGGCGGAATAGGATAGCtttgaaattcataatggctCTCGTGACTCCTTGTTGCAGGTAATTTCCAAATAAAACTGGCAAGAATCAAAACAGGTATTCGTGAGGCCACAAATCAAAACCAATTCAACTGATATTACAGACACTTGATTAACATACGTGAAAGAAATTTTTCAGTTTACAACATGCCAGAAATTCGCATCCGAATCCATACACAGAgctaacaaacacaaaaaatggtGTTTTTTGCACGTTTTAGGTCAAGTTTGTTACTTTAAATGCGACTAATCATGCACATTGTAAAGAGAAAATTAAGATTTTCTCCTGAGCAAACGATCTGGCCACAGCGTACATGGTTTAGATCAATTACCTTTAGACATGAATGCGAAATATTTTACAGAATGTCTGTTTTACACATTCCTCAtttgaaaacaatgaaaaaaaagggTGTGATCTTGCAGTGATGTTTTATATTGAAACTCCAATCAtatatgaatataaaaaataaaaacgtacATCGAGCTTGTCAAAATATATCTGCGAATAATACTTTCAAAAGCTAGGCACTTTTATGGAAAATATCGTAAAACCACGAAATTTGCAGGTTAGTCACGCGGGTGAAGCCCGTTACTATGACGTCACAGTGGGAGAAATTGTAACAAAAATTACCGCCGTGGCTAAATCTTTAGTCAAAAATTAttcagttgataaacatttGAAAGTAATCGTGTAAGATAAAATGAGGACCAAAtctgtaatttacagaccagaataTATAATTTACGGACCAAAATTGATATTTTACCCTTtgtctttgatgacgtcactacaGGTGGTAATGACGTCATAACActtaaattctttattttcggAAATAtacttatttttgaaaaaaaagaagaaattgaaGTTTTGAAttggaaaaaaacatttctttattgtgatcAAATTACATTTTCTCCTAACATATATCTAACAATAGactttttttcataattataatattttggtatatattttaCATACTTGTCTACTTTCTAAACATAGCATACTCTAAACTACGACATTTTTcattaatatctaaaaaaatcaGCTACCCTTTGTCTTTGATGACATCACAACAGGTGGCAAAGACGTCATTACACACGAATTAAAAATCAATCGTATTCCTATTGTGTTGAATTATAAATGTGCCAAGTTTTATAGCAAAATGATTTGTAGTTCAtgagtaatttttaaaaatgtggctGCGGGCGCTTTATGTAATCGTATTGGTGCATATTGTCGACAATGACAATGAACTCTCAATACATATGTATTTTGCCTAGTTCAAATCCAGGTAGCACCAGCGATTCTGTAATAAAGATTAAAATATCTGCAGGTTAATTTTTATTCTATGTCCCTTTTTTCTTCAAATTAGAATCAAATTTCTATGTTTTAACAACGTCCCTGGAAACCAAATGGTCTTTCAAACAGATCACTCTTCAAACAATCTTGGATAACTCTAAATGGAATTTACCAATGCCTCGATGCAAATTTTACATCTTCCTCTGCTTTCACCCACTGCAGGAATTCTCGTATTGACTGGTGTTGGGTGTACGTCATTTGTGATAACCATCGAAGCAAGAGTCAAGTCATTGCAATGCACATACAcataactttgaggccaaataacttagaaacgaggtggtgaggTCAGTTATTTTTCACCGCACAGGTAACTAGGAACAACCTAGGACCAAaatgggtaagttttccaaacccgAGTCCCTGCATCTGTATCGGAATGGTCGCGTTAATGACATCATTAAAAACCATTGAAGCACCTTCAACCCTAACCCAAACCGTTCGTCAAAAGCACAGGATTAagcaatttctaaaaaaaaatttgttcattgtttttctttaaaccCTTTTATCTCCTTAACCGTTCGTTGGAAGCACATGGTctaatacattattttgattagcatTTTAGTTTATATACAATACAGTCAATAAGtaatcttttttaataaatcaattGTTATAAGGAGTAGCAAAGTTAGCAATTTTTTGACCCTTTCTTTAAACCATAAATAAAACACACTGCTGAAGGAAAAACTTCTTTATGTGCAATAATCATGTAAGTTTCTCTGCAAAATGTAGAAGAACATACCTAGCTAAATAATTGAAAAAGGTTTGGAGTTTATTTTATCAGAAGCCTTACTTTATaggggctacgaaacggctgttggttttcaacTTTGGTGACATACACAGAAATCGAGCTAATGGCGGTGGTAAAGTTTATGATCAccgaggacaaaaacaacaacttaaatcatcttTAATATCATATTGGGCaccaaaaaatgacaaaaaagtttCTTGCATGCATTA is a genomic window of Hydractinia symbiolongicarpus strain clone_291-10 chromosome 14, HSymV2.1, whole genome shotgun sequence containing:
- the LOC130625558 gene encoding uncharacterized protein LOC130625558; the protein is MVQTATNETDCKDDNGNVGNDESGGSNTDDIKNDDNEDSGSARLCAKKKNCSKKLKHCGPCDKKRLVLTHFWKKSSVHIARNIKKLKIQHQSLSEQNAKRVSDMVLLNANIGEMQKKEVECQSSVEDLRNEVQEISDRKQYQEAELKECQEEFEKVKLLIEQKGYARKRRENLPTTSDMINSSTHSVKYRRREETKSLLEYIHGGKIGSLYGAWDYLRSTASKEQMEEFILSYKRGKFLENLIGKFSELQSRSEGGIRKAVLTKYFNYMSRRKYTMLCKIQKHSFTEHYSSSNLISYGDHNILLRTRSVSDRTIDSFVKSLDIGDIHHVEGGVSRTVTALVTMIADLNLRVKSLKDKLLWFNGNTNHFVIEFADDGAPESKDKTMTIATLSLWNYGARIRSREFHYPLHMVTAPEKHEVCEQLWKQHTEEMQLIEGNIFNICDEKVTFSFVPAGDTAWLCWAGNVLPASATYPSPFCNVHKSQLQRMDGSIGYDSKSTWQVPNYENRQKDLEKLQCFEKSLPTGINKDTKHKKCLAFMAENGIRQLGEPRIGIFADRMKPDPLHLEINNWTHCLNVIYQEAVRRNKFREFSTILKAPVKCSNDNAMSGCGMRFVGKMIEEHYADEKKRLKTPEVRLIGAQAILLAQYGHRLVDTLKLQSESDVQAVTRLALAQIVISLRDVGSLINKVYINNETYPDDVSFFCKKYFNLFSLFFPLRCNITVWTMGYVVPFHAKEIFNNFRVGYGILSMQGKESKHSSIKQELKSCSNRSTATDEKGKWHQLMRSSFVRNFYLPYHFPLPSNYHSHYQSRKPVMDIEACHCCRPLESETLCSVCISSLPLLVCVNQKCLTQELVLILKPIQCSSCSERFSDINMCNQHQTTHHQKQTATNKNLVPRSMSVGQLKEELKLRKKAVTGKKEDLIRRLEGTL